The following proteins come from a genomic window of Zygotorulaspora mrakii chromosome 8, complete sequence:
- the HCS1 gene encoding ATP-dependent 5'-3' DNA helicase HCS1 (similar to Saccharomyces cerevisiae HCS1 (YKL017C); ancestral locus Anc_2.656), giving the protein MNKILADTFLSSLRHEKTQDVEATSKLLDALPLPKLVEAGYAITNLKLENLRTGLAGKIYAELGPDHAVGTEISQSDIKSGDLVFVRPNGASNKSSAKRNSKRSNGNKKIENNDRDDVQITGVVFKITDKQISIAIEESQEDAASKLYLFHRLYILKTTNTITYQRMESTMRRLAEFESIPNNPIMQYLLNDRPFNPQPPAADVAFHNGSLNGPQRDAVRFSLSNDISIIHGPPGTGKTFTLVELIQQLCGKGQRVLVCGPSNMAVDTILGRLAKILPGNMLLRIGHPARLLSSNLAHSLDILSKSGSRGSIVKEIISEIDSKIANIRKMKSYKDRKQGWQEVKDLRKELRQRERKAVTDLILEARVIVATLHGSSSRELCSLYNQIPKLFDVLIIDEVSQSLEPQCWIPLISHYKSDFTKLVLAGDNKQLPPTIKTEDDKKVKSVLNKTLFDRLVDLYGDSFKCLLTLQYRMNQQIMTFPSQAMYDGELLADISVAGKTLSDLRGISFYSDKDGEAPLIWYDTQGDDFPESAGEDDALISSKYNENEAYLVKYHVDKLIDCEVSPEQIGVIAPYSAQVSLLRKIINEEISGIEISTVDGFQGREKEVIILSLVRSNDKFEVGFLKEKRRLNVAMTRPKKQLCVIGNIETLQRSKDPFLVKWSRWCEDNADIRYPDISDIL; this is encoded by the coding sequence ATGAATAAGATTCTGGCTGACACATTTCTGAGCAGTCTCCGTCATGAAAAAACACAAGATGTGGAAGCAACCAGCAAGCTTCTCGATGCCTTACCGCTGCCCAAACTGGTTGAAGCAGGGTATGCAATAACTAacttgaaattggaaaatctGAGAACTGGATTGGCCGGTAAAATATACGCGGAACTGGGTCCAGATCATGCAGTAGGTACAGAAATCAGTCAGAGTGACATTAAGAGTGGTGACCTAGTCTTTGTAAGGCCAAACGGTGCATCGAATAAATCATCAGCCAAACGAAATAGCAAAAGGAGCAATGGAAATAAGAAAATTGAGAATAATGATCGAGATGATGTTCAAATTACAGGGGTCGTCTTTAAAATAACTGATAAGCAGATATCTATAGCCATTGAGGAAAGTCAAGAAGATGCAGCATCTAAACTGTATTTATTTCACAGGTTATACATCTTAAAGACTACAAACACAATTACTTATCAGCGAATGGAATCTACTATGCGTCGACTGGCGGAATTTGAGTCGATTCCTAATAATCCAATTATGCAGTATTTATTGAATGATAGACCCTTCAATCCCCAGCCGCCAGCAGCAGATGTCGCTTTTCACAACGGATCATTGAATGGCCCCCAACGTGATGCCGTCCGTTTTTCATTGAGCAATGACATCAGCATTATACATGGGCCTCCTGGCACTGGTAAAACATTCACTTTGGTCGAACTGATTCAACAGCTTTGCGGTAAGGGGCAACGTGTTCTTGTTTGTGGACCATCCAATATGGCAGTTGACACCATACTTGGGAGACTTGCCAAAATTTTGCCAGGCAATATGCTCTTGCGAATTGGACATCCAGCACGCCTCCTCAGTTCAAATTTAGCGCATTCTTTGGACATATTGAGCAAAAGCGGTTCCAGAGGCTCTATAGTCAAAGAGATAATTAGTGAAATTGATAGTAAAATCGCAAATATAAGGAAAATGAAGTCATACAAAGATCGAAAACAAGGATGGCAAGAGGTAAAAGATCTCAGAAAGGAACTTAGACAGAGAGAAAGAAAGGCCGTCACCGATCTGATATTGGAAGCCAGGGTGATTGTCGCGACATTGCACGGATCGAGTAGCAGAGAGCTATGTTCGTTATACAACCAAATTCCGAAATTATTTGATGTCCTTATCATCGATGAAGTTTCACAAAGTCTCGAACCTCAATGTTGGATACCGCTAATCTCTCATTATAAATCTGATTTTACCAAGCTGGTGCTTGCAGGAGATAATAAACAGTTGCCTCCAACAATAAAAACCGAGGATGACAAAAAGGTCAAGTCAGTCCTAAACAAAACGCTCTTTGACAGATTGGTAGACTTATATGGAGACAGTTTCAAATGTCTGTTAACTCTGCAGTATAGAATGAACCAGCAGATTATGACCTTTCCTTCCCAAGCCATGTATGATGGAGAACTATTAGCAGATATATCCGTTGCGGGAAAGACATTGTCCGATTTGAGGGGAATATCCTTCTACTCAGATAAGGACGGTGAAGCGCCCTTGATATGGTACGATACCCAAGGTGACGATTTCCCCGAAAGCGCAGGTGAAGATGATGCTCtaatatcttcaaaatataacGAAAATGAGGCATATCTTGTAAAATATCACGTAGATAAATTGATTGATTGTGAAGTTTCGCCAGAACAAATCGGCGTAATTGCTCCTTACAGTGCACAGGTGTctcttttgagaaaaatcatcaatgaaGAGATATCAGGCATTGAAATCTCAACTGTTGATGGATTCCAAGGCAGAGAAAAAGAGGTGATTATTCTTTCTCTTGTGAGAAGTAACGATAAATTTGAAGTCGGGTTTCTAAAGGAGAAGAGAAGGCTAAATGTAGCAATGACAAGGCCTAAGAAACAACTATGTGTTATCGGAAATATTGAAACGTTGCAAAGAAGTAAAGATCCCTTTTTGGTTAAATGGTCCAGATGGTGCGAAGATAACGCTGATATCAGATATCCTGATATAAGTGACATTCTATAA
- the PUT3 gene encoding Put3p (similar to Saccharomyces cerevisiae PUT3 (YKL015W); ancestral locus Anc_2.654) produces the protein MVKAVQSNERVDLDASYRGGSSDSGSAGGTGSCSHGTTSTQDGADEVLPFNPGGRLAESKDSAEYEEFDESTGDSMPKRQKRSSMACVRCRRRHVKCPGGNPCSRCAAAGIACEYIEANKKLIVSMKYLQRLQESLAEMKRENVKLQAAVTSLEADTGVSDKNSESKVSASILNSSSKNAHNDMDDARTVEFGNNTVDNGTGYNGFGSSSNEDETVPSFVRSGRLVESRTGQRYFVGSSSMTLFGLEIQSLLSKYTSKKKNVNERDETSNADDTSNKDVLKLDDSHSNGSFIAPINQVLQEEGNAYKIVLAKNEDNDDISVNFTLPSYSYAVFLVDTFITYNDGCFYFFNEGMVKHGLKIAYEDKTLYNDHTLQTIWFCKVLLIFAIGEMYLGTYNNVNGSKVSFKETAKLPGSGFFEDASQIFSCLFSSGRIENVTKEGGIETILLYAFYLQVADCTVASYFYFGQALRACLILGMHVDAQRDSLHRFELEHRCRLWWTVYMFERMLSSKAGLPLSFTDNTISTELPDDFDMSNPPPGCEPYIFPEAEYIKNCVKIVQINSQILNRLYQRQPTSNILETLKMSVKQLLQWRASLSSFLSVDFSVKDLKISRLCTNMFTEYFQGMNLAIRPLLFHFASVLLKKFQKSNTYVDLQDYSTTISALLNCSLQASVNTIRSLWSLMDQNMVALFGYMDREYLFTSASTLVLFNAAFGIHDQTYEHLDHALNIFTKMRNLGNNPAGLRRTQLLTLMANLDFHGIMKDLIIKHRDFLKPDAQYDVHNYKNVNIVSHTMMDTSSLSDIINATLTESLPADPTRNETKIMEENNHQLDPFIMVDNSDLEKLLDKAEKVGQNDVKLWKEISDQARWLGATMDPTAAANSELNFGDGL, from the coding sequence ATGGTGAAGGCGGTCCAGAGTAATGAACGTGTGGACTTGGACGCTTCATATCGTGGAGGCAGTTCTGACAGCGGCAGCGCTGGTGGCACGGGCAGCTGTAGCCACGGCACGACGTCCACGCAGGACGGTGCTGATGAGGTTCTGCCGTTTAATCCCGGTGGGAGGCTTGCGGAGTCGAAGGATAGCGCTGAATACGAGGAATTCGACGAGAGCACTGGGGATTCTATGCCGAAGCGGCAGAAAAGGTCCTCTATGGCGTGCGTGAGATGCCGTAGACGCCATGTGAAATGCCCTGGGGGGAATCCCTGCAGCCGCTGTGCAGCTGCTGGTATCGCCTGTGAATACATAGAGGCCAATAAGAAACTGATTGTGTCGATGAAGTATCTGCAAAGGCTGCAGGAGAGTCTGGCGGAAATGAAGAGAGAAAACGTTAAATTACAAGCGGCAGTTACCAGTTTGGAGGCGGACACTGGGGTTTCAGATAAGAATAGCGAATCAAAGGTTAGTGCTTCCATCTTGAATAGTAGCTCAAAGAATGCTCACAATGATATGGATGACGCTAGGACGGTGGAATTTGGAAATAACACGGTTGATAATGGTACGGGGTATAATGGCTTTGGTAGTTCCTCAAATGAAGACGAAACCGTGCCCAGTTTTGTACGTAGTGGTAGACTGGTTGAATCACGTACCGGTCAGCGTTACTTTGTTGGGTCTTCATCCATGACTTTATTCGGGTTAGAAATTCAATCACTATTATCGAAATACACatcgaaaaagaagaacgTAAATGAGAGAGATGAGACAAGCAATGCTGATGATACATCAAATAAGGATGTTCTGAAGTTAGATGATTCACATTCTAACGGATCGTTTATTGCTCCTATAAATCAAGTTTTACAAGAGGAAGGGAATGCTTACAAGATCGTGCTTGCAAAGAATGAGGATAATGACGATATTTCTGTTAATTTTACACTACCATCATATTCATACGCGGTTTTTCTTGTGGATACATTCATCACTTACAATGATGGTTGcttctatttttttaacGAAGGAATGGTAAAACACGGTTTGAAAATTGCTTATGAAGACAAGACGTTGTACAACGATCATACTTTGCAAACCATTTGGTTTTGCAAAGTTTTATTAATATTTGCGATTGGAGAGATGTACCTAGGAACGTACAATAATGTTAATGGCAGTAAGGtatcattcaaagaaacagCCAAACTACCGGGGTCCGGATTTTTCGAGGATGCATCACAAATTTTTAGTTGCCTTTTCTCAAGCGGTAGAATCGAAAATGTCACAAAAGAAGGTGGAATTGAAACCATCCTATTATATGCGTTTTATTTACAGGTGGCCGATTGTACCGTCGCATCTTACTTCTATTTTGGTCAAGCTCTGCGTGCTTGTTTGATTCTTGGAATGCACGTGGATGCACAAAGAGATTCCTTACATCGGTTTGAGCTAGAACATCGCTGTCGTTTATGGTGGACTGTTTATATGTTCGAAAGAATGCTCAGTAGTAAAGCTGGACTTCCTTTAAGTTTCACGGATAACACGATATCTACCGAACTACCAGACGATTTCGACATGTCAAATCCTCCACCAGGTTGCGAGCCGTACATTTTCCCAGAGGCCGAATATATTAAGAACTGTGTCAAGATTGTACAGATAAATTCTCAAATCTTAAACAGATTGTACCAAAGGCAACCGACTTCCAAcattttggaaactttAAAAATGAGCGTGAAGCAACTGTTGCAATGGAGGGCCAGTCTTTCTAGCTTTTTAAGCGTCGATTTTTCCGTAAAAGATCTTAAAATATCTCGCTTGTGTACCAATATGTTCACAGAGTATTTTCAAGGGATGAACCTAGCTATAAGACCATTATTATTCCATTTCGCTTCCGTTCTTctcaaaaagtttcaaaaaagtaACACATATGTGGATTTGCAAGACTATTCAACAACTATCTCCGCACTGTTGAATTGCTCACTTCAAGCATCTGTGAATACTATCCGATCTCTCTGGTCTTTGATGGATCAAAACATGGTTGCACTTTTTGGATACATGGACAGGGAATATCTGTTTACTTCGGCCTCTACCCTTGTCTTATTCAACGCGGCATTTGGAATTCACGACCAAACGTACGAACATTTGGACCACGCCTTGAATATATTTACGAAAATGAGAAATCTAGGAAACAATCCGGCTGGCCTACGAAGAACCCAGCTCTTGACGCTAATGGCTAACCTTGATTTTCATGGTATAATGAAAGATCTCATCATCAAGCATAGAGACTTTCTTAAACCAGATGCACAATATGATGTTCACAATTACAAGAACGTGAACATTGTCTCTCATACCATGATGGATACATCTTCATTATCGGATATTATTAATGCGACATTAACGGAGTCGCTTCCGGCTGATCCTACTAGAAATGAGACAAAAATTatggaagaaaataatcATCAATTGGATCCGTTCATCATGGTTGATAACAGCGATTTAGAGAAGCTACTTGATAAAGCTGAAAAAGTAGGTCAAAATGATGTGAAGCTATGGAAAGAAATTTCTGACCAGGCAAGATGGCTAGGTGCTACAATGGATCCAACTGCAGCCGCGAATAGTGAATTAAACTTCGGAGATGGATTGTGA
- the ATP7 gene encoding F1F0 ATP synthase subunit d (similar to Saccharomyces cerevisiae ATP7 (YKL016C); ancestral locus Anc_2.655): protein MSLSNAAASKLNWAKVIATLKLTGKTSAQLSAFKKRNDEARRQLYELESQETSVDFEHFRSALKNRAVVDQIEQSFKSYKPVSLDASKQLSVIKAFETQAFSNAKETEQLVASELKALQETLKNIESARPFDELTVDELAKAKPEIDAKVEEMVKRGKWDVPGYKEKFGDLTVM, encoded by the coding sequence ATGTCTTTGTCCAACGCCGCTGCTAGCAAATTGAACTGGGCCAAGGTAATTGCAACCTTGAAGCTTACGGGTAAGACGTCCGCGCAGCTGTCTGCattcaagaagagaaacGACGAAGCTAGAAGACAACTGTACGAGCTGGAATCTCAAGAAACAAGCGTCGATTTCGAGCATTTCCGCTCTGCTTTGAAGAATAGGGCAGTAGTGGACCAGATTGAGCAGTCGTTCAAGTCATACAAACCAGTCTCGCTAGATGCATCGAAGCAGCTTTCCGTTATCAAAGCGTTCGAAACACAAGCTTTCTCGAATGCAAAGGAAACTGAACAGTTGGTCGCCAGTGAGTTAAAGGCCCTACAGGAGACTTTGAAGAACATCGAGTCAGCAAGGCCATTTGACGAATTGACTGTGGACGAATTGGCAAAGGCCAAGCCAGAAATTGATGCCAAGGTTGAAGAAATGGTGAAGAGGGGAAAATGGGACGTACCTGGCTACAAGGAGAAGTTCGGTGATTTGACTGTTATGTAA